The following coding sequences lie in one Thalassoglobus polymorphus genomic window:
- a CDS encoding sodium:calcium antiporter, protein MTELLLMFVGLSVVIVIAAIFLASSADVIAEGTNLGRSMAGLILLAGATSLPELMVGWTGVKIEAFDLTIGELLGSCLLNLLILALMDLLTRTKGTMLSRMSSAHALSAATCVLLATIVLISLLLRIETTFLRLGVGSWVVAVVYFGCMRLIYKDQKMQESTPEPASSPETVQESLVKAFGIYIAAAAVIFFAAPKLAVSADHLAHESGLGETFFGTVFVALITSLPELVATYTAIRIGAFDMAVGNIFGSNCINIFIISIVDAASASPILSVASLTHTLTAASVVLITTVAVVSLLYRAKKGILLLEPDAIMIILLVIGSLYLVYQPPTIGLAQ, encoded by the coding sequence GTGACTGAACTCTTACTTATGTTCGTCGGCCTGTCTGTTGTGATCGTAATCGCAGCCATATTTCTGGCCAGCTCTGCAGACGTCATTGCCGAAGGAACCAATCTGGGGCGATCAATGGCTGGGTTGATTCTGCTTGCCGGAGCAACCAGCTTGCCGGAGTTGATGGTCGGCTGGACCGGAGTGAAGATCGAAGCCTTCGACCTGACCATTGGAGAACTTCTCGGTAGCTGTCTACTCAATTTGTTGATTCTGGCTCTAATGGACCTGCTGACCCGCACGAAAGGGACGATGCTCTCGCGAATGTCCTCCGCCCATGCACTCTCCGCAGCGACCTGCGTCTTGCTTGCAACGATCGTTCTGATCAGCTTGCTTCTACGAATCGAAACCACATTTCTTCGCTTGGGAGTCGGGTCCTGGGTCGTGGCAGTGGTGTACTTTGGATGCATGCGGCTTATCTACAAAGACCAGAAGATGCAAGAATCGACACCCGAACCTGCTTCGAGTCCAGAAACAGTTCAGGAATCGCTCGTTAAAGCATTCGGAATCTATATCGCTGCCGCAGCAGTGATTTTCTTTGCCGCTCCGAAGCTGGCTGTCTCAGCGGATCACCTCGCGCATGAATCAGGACTTGGCGAAACGTTCTTTGGAACTGTGTTCGTTGCCTTGATCACATCTTTGCCGGAACTTGTGGCAACATACACAGCGATCCGAATCGGAGCGTTTGACATGGCGGTCGGGAACATCTTTGGAAGCAATTGCATCAACATCTTCATTATTTCAATCGTCGATGCTGCCTCCGCCTCCCCCATCCTGTCTGTCGCTTCGCTGACTCATACGTTAACGGCTGCGTCTGTCGTCTTGATCACAACTGTCGCCGTCGTTTCATTACTTTATCGTGCCAAGAAAGGCATCCTTCTTCTCGAGCCGGATGCCATCATGATCATATTACTCGTGATTGGATCACTGTACCTGGTCTACCAACCCCCAACCATTGGCCTCGCACAGTAG
- a CDS encoding sialate O-acetylesterase: MSTHRIRLTLLSSLLCSLLASTATADVKTPAIFGSGMVLQREIDVPVWGWADAGEEVTVSFRDQKVSTKAGNDGKWQVKLKPLKVGQPGTLTVAGKNKLEFKDVLVGEVWVCSGQSNMGWSIARGLDADLEAAAAQDPDVRLFQVPLTTAETPQEDVNAEWRTAAPDNVSSFSAVGYLYGRQLHHTLRVPVGVIMTAWGGTRAEAWTSPEAMAKTEALKPIVDAWDERAAKYDAAKAKAQFDTAMKSWTERAAKAKAAGKRAPRRPQMQGPPRKDRHHYSTLYNAMVAPLTPYAIRGAIWYQGESNAGRAEQYRTLMPTMIQSWRDAWGQGDFHFYQVQLANFMAITDKPEESAWAELREAQVMAGDAIPNVDAVCITDIGAAKDIHPKDKQNVAKRLARLALVDIHGMKSITRSGPTYKSMEVKGNKVIVTFENQGSPLVSYYNEPLTGFAIAGKDKQWVWGTAKITSANTVEVSSPEVKEPVAVRYNWANNPQGTLYNAAYLPAYPFRSDDWKGVTVGAVTP, from the coding sequence ATGAGCACTCACAGAATTCGACTGACTTTACTGAGTAGTTTGTTGTGCAGCCTGCTGGCATCCACAGCGACTGCGGACGTCAAAACGCCTGCTATTTTCGGGTCAGGAATGGTCCTTCAGCGAGAGATAGATGTCCCTGTCTGGGGATGGGCTGATGCTGGTGAAGAAGTGACTGTCTCGTTTCGCGACCAAAAAGTCTCAACGAAAGCTGGGAACGACGGGAAATGGCAAGTCAAACTGAAGCCGCTCAAAGTCGGTCAGCCAGGAACATTGACTGTCGCTGGCAAGAACAAGCTTGAATTCAAAGATGTCCTTGTTGGGGAAGTCTGGGTGTGCAGCGGTCAGTCCAACATGGGCTGGTCGATCGCCCGTGGTCTCGATGCCGACCTTGAAGCCGCTGCGGCTCAAGATCCTGATGTTCGACTCTTTCAGGTTCCATTGACCACTGCTGAAACTCCTCAAGAAGACGTCAACGCCGAATGGCGAACTGCTGCTCCAGACAACGTTTCCTCGTTCTCAGCTGTTGGATATTTGTACGGCCGACAGTTGCACCACACGTTGCGCGTGCCAGTTGGTGTGATCATGACTGCCTGGGGTGGAACACGAGCAGAGGCTTGGACCAGTCCCGAAGCCATGGCGAAAACAGAAGCCCTCAAACCAATTGTTGACGCTTGGGATGAACGGGCAGCCAAATATGATGCTGCCAAGGCGAAGGCTCAGTTTGATACTGCCATGAAAAGCTGGACCGAACGGGCAGCCAAAGCAAAGGCCGCCGGAAAGCGAGCACCAAGACGACCACAAATGCAGGGGCCGCCACGCAAAGATCGGCATCACTACAGCACTCTCTACAACGCAATGGTTGCTCCGTTGACTCCGTACGCGATTCGAGGAGCAATCTGGTATCAGGGAGAATCGAACGCAGGACGCGCAGAACAATATCGCACGTTAATGCCGACGATGATTCAAAGTTGGCGAGATGCCTGGGGACAGGGGGACTTCCACTTCTATCAAGTTCAACTTGCCAACTTTATGGCCATCACGGATAAACCCGAAGAAAGTGCCTGGGCAGAGTTGAGAGAAGCTCAGGTGATGGCTGGCGATGCAATTCCGAATGTTGATGCGGTATGCATCACCGATATCGGAGCCGCGAAGGACATTCACCCCAAAGACAAACAGAACGTTGCTAAACGACTCGCACGCTTGGCACTCGTCGATATCCACGGAATGAAGTCCATCACACGATCAGGACCAACCTACAAGTCGATGGAAGTCAAAGGGAACAAAGTGATTGTAACCTTCGAAAACCAGGGCTCTCCATTGGTCTCCTACTACAATGAGCCGTTGACTGGATTCGCGATTGCTGGCAAAGACAAGCAATGGGTTTGGGGAACTGCGAAAATCACCAGTGCCAACACAGTTGAAGTCTCCAGCCCGGAAGTCAAAGAACCGGTCGCTGTCCGATACAACTGGGCAAACAACCCACAAGGGACGCTGTACAACGCAGCGTATCTTCCGGCGTATCCTTTCCGATCAGACGATTGGAAAGGCGTTACAGTCGGCGCCGTAACACCATAG
- a CDS encoding Gfo/Idh/MocA family protein gives MSGLRIGIIGCGKVGDLHAVALTELPEANFVAACDAQFSRAKQFADRYGAQPFDSLTEMLKTAGLDAVMICTPHPLHEEPTVAAAKAGVHVLVEKPLASSLKACDAMIRAAQDGNVKLGVVSQRRLFEPVQRMKAAIDAGKIGQPVLGTFSMFSWRDQAYYQSDPWRGKWETEGGGVLVNQSPHQLDLLQWFMGEIAEVSGYWGNLNHPYIEVEDTAVANIRFRSGALGNLVTSLSQNPGIYTKVHVHGSNGASVGVQTDTGASFVAGMSEIADPPLNDVWSILGEEHLLSQFEQEDREHFQKINATQHYHTLQIQDFLQAVLNDRDPMVTGEEGRVVVELFTAIYRSNELRRPIEFPLR, from the coding sequence ATGAGCGGCTTGCGGATTGGAATTATTGGTTGTGGAAAAGTGGGAGACTTACACGCGGTTGCTCTCACTGAATTGCCCGAAGCCAACTTTGTCGCAGCGTGCGATGCTCAGTTCAGTCGTGCGAAGCAGTTCGCAGACCGGTACGGGGCACAACCATTTGATTCGCTGACCGAGATGCTCAAGACCGCCGGGCTGGATGCTGTGATGATTTGCACGCCGCATCCGCTCCACGAAGAACCAACAGTCGCTGCTGCGAAAGCGGGAGTGCATGTCTTGGTTGAAAAACCTTTGGCATCCTCTCTGAAAGCTTGCGATGCAATGATTCGTGCCGCTCAGGATGGGAATGTCAAACTCGGCGTCGTGAGTCAACGCCGGTTGTTCGAACCGGTACAGCGAATGAAGGCGGCCATCGATGCAGGAAAGATCGGCCAGCCGGTTCTGGGGACATTTTCCATGTTCAGTTGGCGGGATCAGGCATATTACCAATCTGATCCGTGGCGTGGAAAATGGGAGACCGAAGGGGGCGGTGTTCTGGTGAATCAGTCGCCGCATCAGCTTGATTTACTCCAATGGTTCATGGGTGAGATCGCTGAGGTCTCCGGCTACTGGGGAAACTTGAATCACCCTTATATCGAAGTGGAAGATACCGCCGTAGCAAACATTCGCTTCCGTAGCGGAGCACTGGGGAATCTTGTGACGAGCCTCTCTCAGAACCCCGGAATTTACACCAAAGTGCATGTGCATGGTTCCAACGGTGCGTCAGTCGGAGTCCAAACCGACACCGGAGCTTCTTTCGTCGCGGGGATGAGTGAAATTGCAGATCCTCCCTTGAATGACGTCTGGTCGATTCTCGGTGAAGAACACCTCCTCAGTCAATTCGAACAGGAAGACCGTGAGCACTTCCAGAAGATCAACGCGACTCAACACTATCACACATTGCAGATTCAGGACTTTCTCCAGGCAGTCTTGAATGATCGCGACCCCATGGTCACCGGCGAAGAAGGACGTGTTGTTGTGGAGCTGTTCACAGCGATTTATCGCTCGAACGAGTTACGCAGGCCGATAGAGTTTCCGCTTCGATAG
- a CDS encoding DUF1598 domain-containing protein — MRTPFLCFALSLSSCFLLPGAELFAQFGGNNGGGGGFQNFGGIIIDGEGVLGTTREKRISKTALRKLQEEFSKEQLNASVIEESEARTLSLKQLDAAVKQALEAGEEIPASLRYLAGLQRIDFIVVDQANNDMLIVGPAEGFAPGPNGQLVGLSSGRPPLQLDDLVVALRATLGGQPEMGVSIDPTDENMGNLQNYIRRNSNATTTSVAQRRYQMMGKILANQVISIWGVPEDSHFALALAEADLRMKKIALGTEPSGVRGVRSHLSLLIPQGNSLQRWWFVPSYESIGTNDSRSVFEIKGQRAQLMAQEEIADASGQRRDADFTRKTTEKFAQLFSEKFDELANANTAFAKLQGLYDLSLVAALVKSERPFGNDTTGIATLLNDERLPLESYPVPKFVKSAATYRKSSRGMLLGLIGGVTIRMNQVINNTEVQPRLYSERFQPNTVTKNWWWNSGGSATPQETPRR, encoded by the coding sequence ATGCGAACGCCTTTTCTCTGTTTTGCCCTGTCACTTTCTTCGTGCTTCTTGCTCCCTGGCGCAGAACTCTTTGCCCAGTTTGGTGGGAATAATGGTGGAGGCGGCGGATTTCAAAATTTCGGCGGGATCATCATCGATGGCGAAGGGGTTCTGGGGACAACGCGTGAGAAGCGAATCAGTAAAACGGCACTGAGAAAACTTCAGGAAGAATTTTCGAAAGAACAGCTCAACGCGAGCGTGATCGAAGAGTCCGAAGCGAGAACGCTCTCTCTAAAACAACTGGACGCCGCCGTGAAACAGGCTCTTGAAGCGGGGGAAGAAATCCCCGCTTCGCTGCGGTATTTGGCTGGCCTGCAACGGATTGACTTCATCGTTGTCGATCAGGCGAACAACGACATGCTCATCGTGGGGCCAGCAGAAGGATTCGCTCCCGGGCCAAACGGACAACTTGTTGGCCTTTCATCTGGTCGTCCGCCGCTGCAATTGGACGATCTCGTCGTGGCACTCCGTGCGACGCTGGGCGGTCAACCCGAGATGGGAGTTTCGATTGATCCGACCGATGAAAACATGGGCAATCTGCAAAACTATATTCGTCGAAATTCCAATGCCACAACAACATCTGTTGCACAAAGACGTTATCAAATGATGGGGAAAATTCTGGCGAATCAAGTCATTTCGATTTGGGGTGTCCCGGAAGATTCTCATTTCGCGTTGGCTCTGGCAGAAGCAGATTTACGCATGAAGAAAATCGCTCTAGGGACGGAACCCTCTGGAGTGCGAGGAGTCCGCAGCCATCTTTCGCTGCTCATTCCGCAAGGCAACAGTCTTCAGCGTTGGTGGTTCGTCCCCAGTTACGAAAGCATCGGGACGAACGATTCCCGATCGGTATTCGAGATCAAAGGTCAGCGTGCCCAACTGATGGCACAAGAGGAAATCGCCGACGCAAGTGGTCAACGTCGAGATGCCGACTTCACTCGAAAGACGACGGAAAAGTTTGCACAACTCTTTTCCGAGAAGTTTGACGAGCTGGCAAATGCGAATACCGCATTTGCCAAGCTTCAGGGCTTGTACGACCTCTCACTCGTTGCGGCACTCGTGAAATCAGAACGCCCATTCGGAAACGATACAACCGGGATCGCAACTTTATTGAACGATGAACGACTCCCGCTGGAATCGTACCCTGTTCCAAAATTTGTGAAGTCGGCAGCCACGTATCGTAAGTCTTCACGCGGAATGTTGCTTGGGTTGATTGGCGGAGTCACAATTCGCATGAACCAGGTGATCAACAACACGGAAGTTCAACCGCGGCTCTACAGCGAGCGGTTTCAGCCAAATACTGTGACCAAGAATTGGTGGTGGAACAGCGGAGGATCAGCTACTCCCCAAGAGACGCCTCGGCGATAG
- a CDS encoding TrkH family potassium uptake protein: protein MNWFVVARMLGMLGLLVGASMVFSLPWAFPAVGKVETFEHDGFWGLIGAIACSLGLGGGLYLWGRFDKHASILRKEAFATVGLGWILAGVLGALPFLLSGSESAPGVKLTPIDAFFESVSGFTTTGASLLTELEDPDLVPRCVMFWRSFTHWLGGMGIIVLFVAILGQLGAGGKAMLKREVPGPITESVRPRVQESALLMWSIYVALSALETVLLMLAHVPLYDALCHSFGTMATGGFSTHNASAGHYNGGPVEAIILVFMILAGVNFSLYYLVFRHRKAELTWKQRIKFLTRDPEFRAYLALIGVTSLVLTISLMANEIYPDTLTALRHSLFTSVSIMTTTGFGSEDFSNWTEFSKGLIFLLMFVGGCAGSTAGGIKVIRWVLLGKIFFLEIEKAFRPNVVRPVRLGKSVIDDRVRNDVVVYFCMIMVIFLSSWLLLITIEPDDLWAKHDEHTAAEKLIDCATAVASTLNNIGPGLGVIGPADNYSGFSQQGKALLTLLMLLGRLELFAILVLFSPQFWRKQ from the coding sequence ATGAACTGGTTTGTCGTTGCGCGGATGCTTGGGATGCTCGGCTTGCTGGTCGGCGCATCGATGGTGTTCAGCCTGCCTTGGGCGTTTCCTGCTGTCGGGAAGGTAGAAACGTTTGAGCACGATGGATTCTGGGGCCTGATTGGGGCGATCGCCTGTAGCTTGGGCCTTGGTGGTGGGCTTTACCTTTGGGGACGCTTTGACAAGCACGCGTCGATTCTTCGCAAAGAAGCTTTCGCGACTGTTGGCCTCGGTTGGATTCTGGCAGGTGTTCTGGGAGCGTTGCCGTTTCTGCTTTCTGGAAGTGAAAGTGCTCCCGGTGTGAAACTGACACCGATCGATGCCTTCTTCGAATCGGTCTCTGGATTCACGACCACTGGGGCCTCATTGTTAACAGAACTCGAAGACCCTGATCTTGTTCCTCGCTGTGTAATGTTCTGGCGATCATTCACGCACTGGCTGGGCGGAATGGGAATTATCGTGCTGTTCGTTGCAATTTTGGGGCAACTGGGAGCAGGCGGAAAGGCGATGCTCAAGCGTGAAGTTCCCGGTCCGATTACGGAATCGGTCCGGCCGCGCGTGCAGGAATCGGCGTTGTTGATGTGGTCGATTTACGTCGCCTTGAGCGCTCTTGAAACTGTGTTGCTGATGCTTGCTCATGTCCCCTTGTACGATGCACTTTGCCATTCATTTGGAACCATGGCGACCGGAGGCTTCAGCACGCACAATGCCAGTGCTGGTCACTACAACGGTGGGCCAGTTGAAGCAATCATTCTCGTATTTATGATCCTCGCTGGTGTGAACTTCTCGCTTTATTACCTTGTCTTTCGGCATCGAAAAGCAGAGCTGACCTGGAAGCAGCGAATAAAATTTTTGACCCGCGACCCTGAATTTCGAGCCTACCTAGCTCTCATCGGCGTGACCTCGCTGGTCCTGACGATCAGCTTAATGGCGAACGAAATTTACCCCGATACCCTCACCGCTCTCCGGCATTCATTATTCACGTCCGTGAGTATTATGACGACCACGGGATTCGGTAGTGAAGACTTTTCGAACTGGACGGAGTTTTCAAAAGGGCTCATTTTTCTGCTCATGTTCGTCGGCGGCTGTGCCGGATCGACAGCGGGTGGAATCAAAGTGATTCGTTGGGTGCTGCTTGGAAAGATCTTCTTCCTGGAGATTGAAAAAGCCTTTCGACCGAATGTCGTTCGTCCTGTCCGGCTGGGGAAGTCGGTGATCGATGACCGCGTTCGAAATGACGTCGTCGTTTACTTCTGTATGATCATGGTGATCTTTCTTTCCAGTTGGCTCTTGCTGATTACGATCGAACCGGACGATCTTTGGGCGAAGCATGATGAACATACCGCAGCTGAAAAACTCATTGACTGTGCGACCGCAGTCGCATCAACCCTCAACAACATCGGCCCGGGACTGGGAGTGATTGGCCCCGCAGACAACTACTCCGGATTCTCTCAGCAAGGGAAAGCCCTGCTGACCCTGTTAATGCTGCTGGGGCGACTCGAACTCTTCGCGATTCTGGTTCTCTTTTCACCACAATTCTGGCGAAAGCAATAG
- a CDS encoding ABC transporter permease, producing MSMLNKTFALTVRALRVDSRNLSPHLMRAGLCFFVFIFLMSVHAELRFQAPGRTLFGWIIYANTVFASFVVPMLFATAITEEKEERTLALLQIADVSPFTLLIGKSLPRMLSLFQIFIIQLPFCMLAITLGGVSLEQVLSCYMAVGAYAFFIACVGLWCSVIFRSSASAMGMAGILVLAYHLLPLILHGIFSMLSMYPSWTPISLKVIQGLGYFWPTSISTQLPIILSPGYSGGIPEKQIAVNVITGLVFFLLSQRTFQFFNREIDSAPVRRRSQKTSEKSSRRRRAWGSAILWKEFYFGAGGHLYLIGKFVFYGLTVLLISLAIAGWQWSKMNLEYTAVISTNVMFFLFFPLELVLTIARVFYPEVRDKTLSSLVMLPLSIRQLAYSKIIGGLLGLIPVLTYLSLGLLIHPDPLQSIWKEFQSSPLEMSLVILNILGQILLYLHGVVWLSVRMNGLWAIFAAGIIQYFVMLFIGLFFMLMIAYSGVSIPDQAGQFIAFLAAAVVFAFTLFLHINTGFQLKQKAAQA from the coding sequence ATGTCGATGCTTAACAAGACGTTTGCTCTGACAGTTCGTGCTTTGCGCGTCGACTCTCGAAATCTTTCTCCGCACTTGATGCGAGCCGGGCTGTGCTTTTTCGTTTTTATTTTCCTGATGTCCGTTCATGCGGAACTCAGGTTTCAGGCTCCGGGAAGGACGCTGTTCGGCTGGATCATTTATGCGAACACCGTTTTCGCTTCATTTGTCGTTCCGATGCTTTTTGCAACAGCGATCACCGAAGAGAAAGAAGAACGGACTCTGGCCCTGCTGCAAATCGCGGATGTCTCACCATTCACGCTGCTGATCGGAAAATCGCTCCCGAGGATGCTATCGCTGTTCCAAATTTTCATTATTCAGCTTCCATTTTGCATGCTTGCAATCACCTTAGGGGGTGTTTCCCTTGAACAGGTTCTGTCATGTTATATGGCAGTTGGCGCGTACGCGTTCTTTATTGCGTGCGTCGGACTGTGGTGCTCGGTCATTTTCCGATCTTCCGCAAGTGCCATGGGTATGGCAGGGATTCTGGTGTTGGCGTACCACCTCTTGCCACTCATCTTGCACGGCATCTTTTCGATGTTGTCGATGTATCCGTCCTGGACTCCGATTTCTCTAAAAGTGATTCAAGGTCTCGGATACTTTTGGCCCACATCGATATCAACTCAGCTGCCCATCATTCTCTCTCCAGGGTATTCAGGTGGAATTCCTGAGAAGCAGATTGCTGTGAACGTGATTACGGGACTCGTGTTTTTCCTACTGTCGCAGCGGACCTTTCAATTCTTCAATCGCGAAATCGACAGTGCCCCCGTCCGGCGTCGATCACAAAAAACTTCAGAGAAATCATCGAGACGCCGACGGGCCTGGGGTTCTGCCATTCTTTGGAAAGAGTTCTATTTTGGGGCGGGAGGACATCTCTATCTCATCGGGAAATTTGTGTTCTACGGTCTGACGGTACTACTCATCTCCTTGGCAATTGCAGGTTGGCAATGGAGTAAAATGAACCTGGAATACACTGCGGTGATTTCGACCAACGTGATGTTCTTTCTATTCTTCCCGCTCGAACTTGTGCTGACTATCGCGAGAGTTTTTTATCCAGAGGTTCGAGACAAAACACTCTCTTCGCTGGTCATGTTGCCGCTTTCCATCCGGCAACTTGCCTATTCAAAAATCATCGGTGGACTGCTGGGCCTCATCCCCGTTTTGACGTACCTGTCGCTCGGTTTACTGATTCACCCGGATCCACTTCAGTCAATCTGGAAAGAGTTCCAGAGTAGCCCACTGGAGATGTCTCTCGTTATTTTGAACATCCTTGGACAGATCCTGTTGTATTTACATGGTGTGGTCTGGTTGTCAGTCCGGATGAATGGTTTGTGGGCTATTTTCGCCGCTGGCATCATCCAATACTTCGTAATGCTCTTCATCGGACTGTTTTTCATGTTGATGATCGCCTACTCAGGAGTTTCGATTCCCGATCAGGCTGGACAGTTCATCGCATTTCTCGCAGCTGCAGTGGTCTTTGCCTTCACGCTGTTTCTGCATATCAATACCGGATTCCAACTGAAGCAGAAGGCGGCTCAAGCGTAG
- a CDS encoding sugar phosphate isomerase/epimerase family protein, protein MPPKISAFPKCYLDEIAGARTMSVFDWIEMAKGLPADGLEMYDGFFTSTSREYLDRLRDAIHAAGFVMPMLCCSPDFTNPDAEGRKKSVDREIAMIQACHHLGGEGTVCRVLSGQRFPEVSRQQGIEWVCECFEELLPVAREYGVILGLENHYKDGFWKYPEFAQKQEVFLELLAAFPEREFFGVQYDPSNAVVAGDDPIELLKHVADRVVSMHASDRYLVEGATLDDLLQSDGTIGYSDSLLHGVTGKGINDYDAIFTILAEHHYSGWISIEDGMNGLGEMRESLEFLHRMVEIYFPEGNE, encoded by the coding sequence ATGCCACCTAAAATCAGTGCTTTCCCGAAATGTTATCTTGATGAGATCGCTGGTGCGCGAACGATGTCGGTCTTTGACTGGATCGAAATGGCGAAAGGGCTTCCGGCGGATGGGCTGGAGATGTACGACGGCTTTTTCACGAGCACTTCGCGGGAGTATCTCGATCGACTTCGCGATGCGATTCACGCAGCTGGGTTTGTGATGCCGATGCTCTGTTGCTCTCCCGATTTCACAAACCCGGATGCAGAGGGTCGCAAAAAATCGGTCGATCGTGAAATCGCGATGATTCAAGCCTGCCATCACCTTGGGGGCGAAGGGACTGTTTGCCGCGTATTGAGCGGGCAACGGTTTCCGGAAGTGAGCCGACAGCAGGGTATCGAATGGGTTTGTGAATGCTTCGAAGAGTTACTTCCCGTCGCCCGCGAATACGGTGTCATCTTAGGGCTTGAGAACCACTACAAAGATGGATTTTGGAAGTATCCCGAATTCGCACAAAAGCAAGAGGTCTTTCTGGAACTTCTCGCAGCCTTTCCAGAGCGAGAATTCTTCGGCGTTCAATATGACCCATCCAATGCTGTTGTCGCAGGTGATGATCCGATCGAACTCCTCAAGCATGTCGCTGACCGTGTGGTGAGTATGCACGCGAGTGATCGTTACCTCGTGGAAGGAGCGACGCTTGATGACCTGTTGCAAAGTGATGGAACCATCGGGTATTCCGATTCGCTCTTACATGGTGTCACCGGAAAAGGAATCAACGACTATGATGCCATTTTCACAATCCTGGCTGAACATCACTACTCGGGCTGGATCAGCATTGAAGATGGAATGAATGGGCTGGGCGAAATGCGGGAATCGTTGGAATTTCTTCATCGCATGGTCGAGATCTATTTTCCGGAGGGGAATGAATGA
- the crcB gene encoding fluoride efflux transporter CrcB, whose protein sequence is MHWLAVALGGSLGAMTRYALSSWMIRKFPMGTFFVNVAGCFLIGLILALSVKMDWPSPRVRAFLVGGFLGSLTTFSTFAYESVILSKQESLSMGVLNLAANLIVGLLFVWGGIVLGEAIAASSIAEASLGE, encoded by the coding sequence ATGCATTGGCTGGCCGTTGCACTGGGAGGAAGTTTGGGAGCGATGACTCGCTATGCCCTGAGCTCCTGGATGATTCGAAAGTTTCCGATGGGGACGTTTTTCGTCAACGTTGCAGGCTGCTTTCTCATCGGCCTGATTCTGGCACTCTCCGTTAAAATGGACTGGCCCAGCCCGAGGGTGCGCGCGTTTCTCGTTGGTGGGTTTCTGGGATCATTGACGACATTTTCAACGTTCGCGTATGAGTCCGTCATCCTGTCAAAACAGGAGAGCCTTTCGATGGGAGTGCTGAATCTCGCTGCGAACTTAATTGTTGGGTTGCTCTTCGTATGGGGCGGAATTGTTCTGGGGGAAGCGATCGCTGCCTCCTCTATCGCCGAGGCGTCTCTTGGGGAGTAG
- a CDS encoding M90 metallopeptidase family protein: MVSRPLLLILIPFVLIVATCGTSGVAQEVAGEKVLKHQVRTISGWTVHVDEELISGQADSLGDVALRLLDNKLFEIKLRLPAERVQQLQTIHIWIDAHHELTSMQYHPGSGWLKEHGYDPKMVKSVHIPRAQRFVDHIAQHAQPWALLHELAHAYHDQFLGWEHTGIRQAYEEMKESGKFEQVLHISGRQRTHYALTNPKEFFAEMSEAFLGTNDFYPFVRGELREALPETYALMQSIWLKPN; this comes from the coding sequence ATGGTTTCTCGCCCACTTCTTTTGATTCTCATTCCATTTGTTCTCATCGTTGCAACGTGTGGCACTTCGGGTGTTGCTCAAGAAGTGGCAGGAGAGAAGGTACTGAAGCATCAGGTCCGAACAATTTCAGGCTGGACGGTCCACGTCGATGAAGAACTCATTTCCGGCCAGGCTGATTCACTTGGGGACGTTGCGTTGCGACTTCTCGATAACAAGCTCTTCGAAATCAAACTTCGCCTCCCTGCGGAGCGAGTGCAGCAGTTGCAAACGATCCACATTTGGATCGATGCTCACCATGAACTGACCAGCATGCAGTATCATCCCGGATCCGGTTGGCTGAAGGAGCATGGTTACGATCCGAAGATGGTCAAGTCGGTTCACATCCCTCGAGCTCAGCGTTTTGTGGACCACATCGCTCAACATGCTCAGCCCTGGGCACTCTTGCACGAACTGGCGCACGCCTACCATGACCAGTTCCTCGGCTGGGAACACACCGGCATTCGGCAAGCTTACGAGGAAATGAAAGAGTCCGGAAAATTCGAGCAGGTTCTTCACATCAGCGGACGTCAACGCACACATTACGCCTTGACGAATCCAAAAGAATTTTTCGCCGAAATGAGCGAGGCATTTCTGGGAACAAACGATTTCTATCCTTTCGTTCGCGGGGAACTTCGTGAAGCTCTCCCGGAAACGTATGCACTGATGCAATCGATTTGGCTGAAACCGAACTGA